The window ctaaggaaatgtacaaaatttacacatgttacgaacaaagtattctacctatacttgcgtaacgagagtgtaaagtcgaagtaaaatagcgaataattacaaaaattgtccgaagaaccatacaaacttcaaagacgaacagaaacaaagattgaaaatccaacgcagaattgaaaatccaacgatgaaatcaaagaatgaaaatacccaagaatcaaacaaaatatcttagcgaaatagaataagaataaaaatcttattctaattagtgacatcgaaattcatgaaataatatacaaacaaaatacatcaaataatatggaaacaaaaatgtaaattcaaaaaataagtcagaagtagaaatacaggaggaaaacataataaccagataaaaccggacagtaaaacaacaccgaattatgaccgaacaaataaaataaaccggtcaattttgtgataataatataaataagtaaagtgggcttactacttgttgaccattagttaccattaccaaggaagcagcaccagaggtccagctgtaacataagaaacgattcgtaatttagcaaaagcgttagacagttccataacgttgaattggtatcaaacgacaaaatagaagtggggagagcaattttaaataattcttaccagtggtcatcacggtccggcactggtcagtagtggtcagtagtggtcagtactcggatctgcactggtcagcactggtcagtagtggtcagttctggtcagtcctggtcactcctggtcactcctggtccccccagtggtcagcgctccacgaatggcctaactttggcccgcgagacccgttccccctggatgctccaggggtactgaagaatttgtccagcggtagtcttcatgtggggaagtcgaagagtggggagacaatgtcaacgtgaagagttaagaaccgcttggtctagagaacaatactatttcaattggtcccatctcttgaccatttctggatcttaaCTGTGGACCGCTGACCGTGATGtccacctcactgttgaccaccaatgaccataagttagtcattgttgatcatcgacccattaaaactattacgaagattaaagccttcttacgaggatccccttacaatttgatgcatggtctttttaacattttgttccactttggaggaGTATCTTATattataagacactcgtggtacagcgatagcgttcatcccactaacgataagtctattctttacctcggatttcagctgtttcgaaaaCAAGAAAGAAAGACTCCCATTCaccttctttcttgaattctcgaagctgtccatgcgtaaatacatgtgagttgcggTATACGTATCATTGAGATACATCCTTAgctttttaaataatcttaatcgattgattactccaatgaaattaatcgattaatgttcaattatggaccgtacagctttcattccgttaaaaaataataaaatttctgtaatttaattctctgtctcacttcctcttgtgttcatttctaaatctgtcggtaacgttgcgagtggcacggaaatggtaatggggttctagagccccagagaaacgggccgaaaaaatacattaggtgaaaggtctactcgtataccttgtctctGGTAAAACCACAGACAAGGTcttctcgtatacctcgtctgtgcttacaccttatggactttcgtcgcCCAATctaactgccataccgacctgaaaattcggaggtgattttagcgtcctcttctcatggacggcggtcagttgagaaactattcgctgaattagtattgtaggcagacagctgtagtgtgtgcgtacgAGTGAAAGAGGagctacttgttacataattacttggcaggacacgcggctacactaaagacttaagtctaaataccaagtaattattttgtttaaaaagggatgaagctaaattgttggagacgcgacgcgacgcgatgctgaaccgtgcagcagatcttcgaatagaatcgacactacccttggtagattgatttctatttctagaaatcgatctatcattggcaggcgactagatctttcggacaaactggacggccgatcacatgtttcgttcgacgaaacagtggtaaccgaagcaagaaacgagagaacgagtcgagagaagctacatgttaaataattacttgacaaTATTGGgggacgcatacaatagggacttaaaattaacgtcgaagctcaagtctagtcaagttgaagcttaaattcggacgatagaaagaaacaaagttccttgatttagttgtaccaagcaattatgtggttaaaaagaggaacgaagctaaatcgtgggatacgcgacgcgacgcgacgctgaaccgtgTAGCGGATccaaggatcgaacctactgcccttgctaacttgaTCTCTATAGGAAAATGGACGGCTGcaaccctgaatcgaggtctccaattTCATGAAATGAAACGTAGTTGTACGTGGCACTTTTTTTACTAATCAAAATATAATCAGGCAATTTCGAACATAATCCCTCGAAATATTAggttaattataaatttaaatgaCTCACAGGTATATATATTTCTTTAgtattttattacattttcgTAATTTAAAAATGGTTACATACAAAACAAGTTAACATCATTActctattttattttgtttttctgtATTTTGTGGAGTAATCTCCCCAATCCCTAATTTCTGCAACAAATCACTTTTACTTTCGAAGTATTCTTTGTACCACATTATATGCTCATATTTTTCTTCAACTGTCATATATGGATTTTTTGAAAGCCCAATGCACACTAATTCCATAAAATGTCGTATTGGGCCTTTAGTAGGACACCATCCTGTCAAATGATGTTCCAGAAACACATGTTTTGAAAAATGCACGTTATGTTCCTCTTCCATTCCTATATTGTACAAACACACTTTTTGTCACACACAAAAGTCCACACCTCTTGACTAAAAATTGGGATCAGCTGGTGTCATTACCTTGCTCATTGTCAATAGGAAATTTCCATAATTTTCCTTCTTCTGTCCATCGCGCCATTTCTTGAAATCCATTTTCAGGATGACGAGTTGTCCACAATTTTAATTCATTTGTTTCACACATTTCCCATGTTTTGAGTTCAGGAGTACTCGAGGATGGTGCATCTGTTATCTTAAAAATTTCTGGGAAGTTGTCAACCCACctagaatttttatatttaatcaaAGATTTTATGTTTCCATAGCTGAGCATCATACAGTTCTTACTGTTGAAGGTGTTTTAGGTGTAAGGCATGTCCTTATGGGAAAAATATCCCAATCGCGAGCATTACAGTTGGCTTTATCAGGTAGTTAAATGATACATTGATACTGATGTGTATCATCTGGAGATTCATTATTATAGTGAGAAATAGTAATCTGGAATGTGAGCAATCGTAATTATAATAGTAAATCTTGCAATAACATACACCAGTACCAATGTGTCACTTAACTCTGATGGTACCAGCTTCAGTGCTTGCAAAACGTTAAAATACTCTTTAGATAAAGACATGGCTTATATCCAAATATGTCAATAGTGAGAACTGCATAGTTaatgttttcaaaataaatactTTCATTTTATTTGAACTATGTTCAATATGAACCTCGTCTTTTTTCACGTTTCTTTTCACGTTTTTACTCTCATTCATTAGCATCGCAATTACTGATTGTTTGTCTACTGAATTTGTCTCTTGTTTCAATTTATGCAGTACTTTGGATTGTGGGACATTTTGTATATTATCAAAATTAGAAGTATAGTTAGATGTCTTAGTTTGATGTTTGCTAATATAAAACATATATCATTAGTGCTTTATTAtcaatgtaatttaattatgtaaaataaatactatATAATTTTCTATAGATTATATACAAactttttgtcaaaaaattgcgGATGATTTTGTTTCCCATCAGGAAAACGTTTTTGAGTAtcagaaatatttttcaataacgaTGCAAGAACTCCTTCTCTATTTGCTCTATCTGTTGTAGTTACTTTATTAGCTGCTCTGAATATTTGTTTCTCTGAGAAAAAAGTATATGGTCATAATATATATTCAATATAAATTATACCAACTAATCAAACACTTATGAACCTTCTCAAATGTAAATCTAtttcattgaaacagacaaatagaattcttaaagaaattgaatttattcatTACCTAAATTTTTATCCTTATTTGCCACCTTTATTTTTACATCTATATTCTTTGAAGGTTTGttctttaaaaataatatacacAACAAAATTAATGTATATCTTTTAAATgtgttttttaaattgaaaaccGTAAAATACTTACTTTTAATACATTATTTATCATATTGTTGAACTTAACATCATTATCATCTGTATTACTTTTACTGTTAGTAgttgattttttaatttgttgttTGCCATTTTTATgagaatccaaatcagaatcagAATCAGACGAATCTGACGATGATGAATTGGAACTTAATCTAACTGTATTAAACGTAATACTTAACCATTGGTATGATAACCTAACTTCAGTATTAATGTTCCTAAAAGTCATTTACCAAGAATTAACGTTTCAATTTATTATGATTATCGTATGAATTAATACTTACCTCGATAAGAAATATGTTAATAACATATTTTAATTGTtatgttttttttatttgttagtAATACTATTGTTATTATCCTTAAATCATACAATGACCTACAAATGAGTCCCCTAGCGGATTTAAAACGAAATATTTCCTTCACTTTTCTAGTCTTATTCAAGTTATGCTCCCAAACAGTGGGATGGCGACACTAGTAACTGCGAACTTACTTAGCATCTAACAATACTACCGCGTGAGCCATGTTATGTGGTTTCCTTCTTGATCTTGAACAGCTGAAGTCCGCCCTCGTGTCAATAGTatacaatttcgaatctcgaTTGTCCAGGCATTTTTACCTTACAACCTATGTAGGCACATACATATAAGAAAGTACTATAATGAACAAAATTTTGAGAAAGTAGTATATGTTGGCTTTCCCCGCCACTTCGTTAGATGCTAAGTGTCGAATTGATATTCCATTTCGCGCCAACCGAGAACTTATTATGAAGGGGAAAACAAGACTTCGTGATTTTCTCCTTATGAGAGAGGGTATATATTTTCTAATATTAAGTTCGTTAATTAAAGTAAAAGTAATCAATAAAaaacagaaatatttttattataatgtaTTTGTAAATGACATAGttggaaaaaattgaaaaacaaattttagtaTGCTATACAGTTTTATTCTTTGACATTATTTGTTACACAAGAATCATTTTTCAAAAAGTATAAAGATTGTAATTTGTCAGATACAGAAATGATTTCAGCTTGTATATTTGCTGCTCTTATGGCAAAATAAAGAGACTCTTGGAAACGTTTCTGAGCAATTCTTAAACTTTGCGGTACTAATACACCAAACCATTTTATAGGATCTTGAATCTCATCTTCTTTGTCTAACTTTTTTAAGCTTATGTCAAAATTTGGAATTATTTTGCCTGTTTCCTCGGTTATTTTTGTTTCTAACTCAAATAATGTAGCCACTTTTTCATCATTATCAGGAATCTGTGATATGCTTATACTTTCTTTGCCACGTATATACTTGGCTTTAGCTAATTCAATATGACCATTACGCAATATGCTTTCCAGTTGTACATTGACATTAATTTTCTCTTCCATTAGCTCTAAATTATGTAATAAATTTTCATCAATTGCTTTACATATATCATCTATACTTTCATGCATTTTATATattatcaatattacagaggtttattgtaatatataatatCTTGGAATGTTATCTGAAATAAttcgtatatttaaaaaatgtaaaatatcaTACACACATTTTTGTTACTCTATGCATTAATTACAGTACCGAATTCAACTGTTATCTGTCAGTTTATACGTTTTCATATACACACCAAACATAAAAATAGTGTTTTGTTTTAATAGTTGACAGTGGCTAAATGTTACGAAGAATTCTTGAGCCACCTTTATAAATTGTCATTTTCACATGTTTTATCATAGAACATAACATAGAACTTCTACGTGAAACAATAATAATCACGCTCCATCTTGAATAAAGTTCTATTAGAGAAATAATCCCACGTGTACACACGAATACGCCTTATAAATTATAACTGGGAACATTATAACATTTGGCAATACTGCTTGGCAGTGCTATTAACTGTTCAAAAAATGGGAGCGCGACTGGATTGACACATTACGTGATACGATTTTGTGAATTGTAATAATGGCAGTTAAAGAGAAACAAACGGAAGGTTCTACAGATGAAATAGAATGGAACGTCGAAAATGAAATTCAATTGTTCTTTGCCATGAATGGACATAAACCTGTTGGTAagatataaaatgaaataatgaagttccTGTAGGTTATGTTTACATTGATTTGACACAAAAACAATAATTCCAATCAACAGTAATATTGTATAAAATGTATACCAATGTTGAGTGGGATTttatggaaaatttatttttcaaaggTGTCAATAAATACTTCCACATGGTCTGTATATGGGAAAAATTTCGTGCTGCTATTCATAAGGATGTATCACTGAAAATGATTTGGGATCATTTGGAATCAATGTATGACCTCATGGCATTGGTAGTTATTGttgtattaaaatattatgTAGAATCATTTAAAGTGAACGTGAAAGGCATTTGCATTATTCTAGGATGACATGGAAGATTTACCATTTCCTAGTCAAGAGATAGACTTTTCTTTACCAGAACAAGAATTTCTAGGATCACTTAAATCTAAGAAGAGGGAAGAGccagaaatgaaattaaaagaaCAAAGAGACAAATATAAAGAAATGAAAAAGGACAAAGATATCAAAGATCCTATGAAAAAAGATATTATTCTTCGTGATATCAAAGGAAGTAAAGatgtagataaaaaaaaagaagaatttaaaaaatacattaaaGATATGGAAGTAAAGAAAGATAAACTTAGAGACATTAAGGACATTAAAAAAGATCACAAATCTTCGAAAGGAAGATCAAAGGGAAAAGATGATCTTGAAGAAATaggtgtatatatacatatatatatatttatttgtctctGATGTACTTATTAACTGTTTATAAAATTTACTGATTCTTTTTTTAAGCATCAAATGGGAAAAAAGAACGTAAGGATTCGGATTCTGGGCGTGAAAGTTTAAAAAGAGGTCCAAAACGACCAACCAGGCAGAGTATGGATAGCTCCTCTAAAGCATCGTCTAGTCCACGCGATACACCTCCACCAAAACGAAGGAGGATATAACAATTTCATTTGAACTTCCGTTGTTATTTGTAGCTCGTATCGCGTGCAAATTTTGTTtgcattttaaattataaataaaatataactcGTGTACATTCATATATGTGAACCACACAGGACTTGTATGAAAGACTATGTATCTATATAAAtccaattttataataaattttgcaTTAATCTATTTTAAATAAGATAGACTTTGCAATGAAAGTTTTAAAGAAGCGGTAAATATATGAAACCAACATATGTTATGATATATATAAAGCACAAGTACATTGTACCATACAATCAAATCAAAACTTAAATTATCTAATTAACAAAAGCATAAcaacaaattgtaaaa of the Colletes latitarsis isolate SP2378_abdomen chromosome 9, iyColLati1, whole genome shotgun sequence genome contains:
- the Mrps31 gene encoding mitochondrial ribosomal protein S31, with the protein product MLLTYFLSRNINTEVRLSYQWLSITFNTVRLSSNSSSSDSSDSDSDLDSHKNGKQQIKKSTTNSKSNTDDNDVKFNNMINNVLKNKPSKNIDVKIKVANKDKNLEKQIFRAANKVTTTDRANREGVLASLLKNISDTQKRFPDGKQNHPQFFDKNKHQTKTSNYTSNFDNIQNVPQSKVLHKLKQETNSVDKQSVIAMLMNESKNVKRNVKKDEVHIEHSSNKMWVDNFPEIFKITDAPSSSTPELKTWEMCETNELKLWTTRHPENGFQEMARWTEEGKLWKFPIDNEQGMEEEHNVHFSKHVFLEHHLTGWCPTKGPIRHFMELVCIGLSKNPYMTVEEKYEHIMWYKEYFESKSDLLQKLGIGEITPQNTEKQNKIE
- the LOC143345314 gene encoding vacuolar ATPase assembly protein VMA22 → MHESIDDICKAIDENLLHNLELMEEKINVNVQLESILRNGHIELAKAKYIRGKESISISQIPDNDEKVATLFELETKITEETGKIIPNFDISLKKLDKEDEIQDPIKWFGVLVPQSLRIAQKRFQESLYFAIRAANIQAEIISVSDKLQSLYFLKNDSCVTNNVKE
- the Mrgbp gene encoding MRG/MORF4L binding protein produces the protein MAVKEKQTEGSTDEIEWNVENEIQLFFAMNGHKPVGVNKYFHMVCIWEKFRAAIHKDVSLKMIWDHLESMYDLMALDDMEDLPFPSQEIDFSLPEQEFLGSLKSKKREEPEMKLKEQRDKYKEMKKDKDIKDPMKKDIILRDIKGSKDVDKKKEEFKKYIKDMEVKKDKLRDIKDIKKDHKSSKGRSKGKDDLEEIASNGKKERKDSDSGRESLKRGPKRPTRQSMDSSSKASSSPRDTPPPKRRRI